GAGGGCATTCCTCAAACGCGCTCCAGCCGCTCCATCAACGCACGTCGCTGCGGGAGCGCGTCCGAAAATCTGCGATGAGCTCGTATGCTTTTTCGCGCCCGCCAAGCTTGATCATTTGCGCAAATAGCGGCACACTTCCTGATAATGATTCCGCCCAACCTTTTCTTTCAGATAATCGGCAATCGCCAGCGCGTACATTTCAACCAGCTTAGCGGCGTACTTTTCCGAGAGAAACGATGGGTACCTGTCTATGGTATAAAGATTCGGCGACTGGCTGACGTGATTCAAGAGCTGCTCCATCCAGCCTTCACGAATGCAAATCGCGGTAATCTGATAGACTGCCAGCCAGCTTTGCCTGATGCCGATCTCCCGGACAAACTCCTCAACGAACGATTACCAGCGTTCAGAGGCTCGATCTGCTGCTTCAGGATAGCGTAATAATCCTGTTCGTGCGTAAAATTCTCGACGAACAGAAATCGCGCATAGTCAATGACATGATCACGGTCACCTTGCGCCTCGGCGATTTTGAACAGTCAGTCACGCCATTCGACCACAAGGCCCGGACATTTCTGTTTGTCGTACGCGATTTCATCCTCCGCGATTTGACGAGCCTTGTCGAACTCCCGATTGTCCGGCGTTTTCTTGACATTAGCAGAATATTCTCGACGCCCCTGGCGACCCGGTTCGACTCCGAGCAGCCGATAAAACCCGACCGGTCTTGGCGCTGTGCACATTCGCGCTCAACTGCTGCGTGTAAAAGCTCTTCGATTCGCCGGACTCGGGAGTGGCGAAGGTCGCGAGCAGAAGGTTCCGGAACTGGACGATCTGCTTCGCCTGCTCCCTGACGAACGGCCGAAGATCACCCGGATAGACGGTTTCCAGCAATGCATCGACGCGCTCCGCGATGGTTTTGCGCTTCGAGGTTTTTTTGGCTCCGTCATTTTTGGCCCGCGCCTTTTTCACCTTCAGACCAGGGTCATCCTTTTGCAGGTAAAAGGGCACCACCGCCACGTGCTTGCAGACCGGCCCGTGTCATTCGGGCAACTGCACACATGCTCGACAACCTCGCCGCAGTCGATGACGAGCCGCGCGGTGCAGGGCTCCGAACCTTCAACGACACCCTCGAACTCTCCCGGAGCTCTCTCTGCATGCCCCCTGCCTGGTCGTTCCTGAAACAGGTGAGACCTCGCTTCAGGATAGCGTCATCGACACACTCGTCGAAACGGTTCAATGGGATTCGCATGGCATTTTCAAAGGCTTGATAGTGTTCTTACTGTATGACTGAACAAGACAATGCAGGCAGAATCTTATTACCAGCAAAGCCGTCACGGCCGATCCATGATGATGAATAACTATAGGAAAATAAAATAAATAGGTCAACAGACCTTTTTCAAAACAGCAGCAAATCACATAATCCGGAACGGATATCAAACATGGAGATGAAACGATGCAAAACGCGAACACGGAACTGATCGAATCGGCGAGAAAAAAGTTCGCGCGATTCAGGGAGCTGACCGAAAAGCACGGTGAAGCCGTGGCGTGGGAAATGATGCTCGAAGGCTTACCCGAGATGCAGAAACAGCGCATGGGGCCTTTGCTGGCCTTGCCAACGCTCGCCGAAGCGTTTCGACAGGCTATCCCGCAGTTCAGAACCATCGGCATGGAGATGGATGTGGTCGATATTTCCAACCGGGGCATCGATGCCGTACTCGAAATCCAGCGGATTTGCCCGTGGCTGGAGGTGTGCAAGGAGTCCGGATTCGAGACGCCCTGTCACGTCATCTGCGAACTGGATATAGCCGCCACAGGCCGGGCCTTCCCCGAAATGAAAGGCGAAATCCTCAGCAGAATCGCGCGCGGCAACCCTGTCTGCATCTTCAAGTACGAGCGGTAACGGATGCTCGTTTACAGCACTGTCTCCGTGCGGGCCTGAAATTTGCACTGAAATTTTTTGCGCATTTATCACACTGTATACAGAATCAATCACAACACCAGATACAGGAGTTTAAGGGCAACTGATAAAAAATTTTATCTTCGCTTCTAATTTTAGAGTTCTTCGTGTATATAAAAAACACAAACTTTATCATGACCAGATCAGAAAAAGTATTCAACATATAAAACATTACCATATTTGCATATATTTAGTTTATATTCATTCGAAATTCCAGAAAAACAAAACCGGTACAAATACACTTCTTTTTTTTCAAAATCTGAATACGATACAGACCTCCCGAGCCTATATTCGCCAGTCGTCATGGCTTACACAGGTCTATAACGGTTTAAATAGCTTCCAGAAGCTTGCGAATTAAGTAATGGACTTTGCTTGTTATTTTAAAGTTCTTCGCATATACAAAACGCATGAACATTATCACGACCAGATCAGATAATCGATAAATCCCCTAACCTCTTGTAATGCCGATTAATAATCGTTACATCTATCGTTCAAAAATTTCAGAAGCAAAGTTCAGAGAGCTGATACGTTATTTTTCCGCCGACCTTGATGCAACACAGATCACCTCGCTCACTGGTCTGAACCGCAATACCGTGAATCGATACCTCAAGGCCGTTCGCGAACGCATTGCCGAACATTGCGAGTCGGAATCGACGCCTGTCAGCGAAGTCGAAGGCGACGACTCTTTTATCGGCCCTCATCGTGTACAAATCAGACCTGCTGGTGACGCGACGGCCAGAACCACCGTTTTCGGCATCATCAAGCAGTACAGCAAAGTGCACACGCGGATCGTGACGGATGGCGCTATTGCTGCGCCGAAAAAAAGCATCATTGCCGGTATGGCGAGTCGTGAACGGGTGATGTACGCCAACGAACTGTCGAACGGGAACGGAGTCGCGGATGATGGGGCTAATGAATTTGTCAAAAATCTCAGCCGCGTCAATGGCATCGAGGGATTCTGGAGCATTGCCAAAATGAGGCTCGTCAAGTTCCGTGGCGTGAACAAGAACACCTTTTACCTGCACCTCAAAGAGTGCGAATTCCGGTACAACCACCGCAACGAGAACCTGTACCTGAAAATCCTCAAAATCGTCAGGGAAAAACCGCTGTTCCAGGAATCGCCATAACAATGCGCCGGATGACCAAGCTTTTGCTTTTTCGCGAATTTGGGTTCCCTCTTCCCGATCAGTGCCTTGCCGTTCAGACTGGGCAGGTCGCTGCCAGTCTTTCTCGGCTCACTCCCCGTTTTTGCCCAGCGCTTCGGCGACCAGCGTGAACTGCTCCAGCGCGGCTTGCAGGTTTTCGACGATTTCGGCGGCGATTACTTCCGGCGCGGGCAGGTGGTCGAGGTTTTGCAGGCTGTCGTCCTTGAGCCAGAAAAGGTCGAGGTTCAGCTTGTCGCGTTTAATCAGATCGTCATACGAAAAACGACGGAAGCGTTCGGTTTCCTGGCGCTCTTTGAAGCACTGCACGAAGTCGTCGAGATCGGCGGCTTTGAGCGGGTTGGTTTTGAGCGTGAAGTGCACGTTGGTGCGGAAATCGTAAATCCACAGCTCCCTGGTTTGCGCCTCCTTCGACGCCGGGCGCTTGCTGAAAAAGAGCACGTTCGCCTTGACGCCGGGGCTGTACCAGATGCCGGTCGGCAAACGCAGGAGCGTGTGGAAGTTGAACTGCTCCAGCAACCGTTTGCGGATTCACTCTCCCGCTTTTCCGGCCTCGAAAAGCACATTGTCCGGCAAGACGACCCCCGCGCGACCGTAGTCGTTCAGGATGGTCATGATGTGCTGGAGGAAGTTGAGCTGCTTGTTGGAGGTGGTGAACTTGAAGTCTTCGCGCTCGTAATTCTCGCGCTCGGTCGAGACCTGCCCATCCTGGCCGACCACCTTGTAGCTGCTCTTTTTACCGAACGGCGGGTTGGTGAGCACGACGCTGTACCGCTCCTTCGGCAAAGTGGCGAGCGCGTCGCCCTGCCGCACCGGGCTGCCGCCGTTGCCGATGCCGTGCAGGTAGAGGTTCATGGCGCAGAGCCGCACGACCTCATCGACAATATCCGTGCCCTGGAATGCTTCGTGGCGCAAGTGGCGAAGCAGTTCGCGATCCTGCTTCTGGGTTTTCATGAAGTCGTAGGCAGAGAGCAAAAATCCGCCGGTGCCACAGGCGGGATCGCAAACGGTTTCGC
This genomic window from Chlorobaculum limnaeum contains:
- a CDS encoding L-2-amino-thiazoline-4-carboxylic acid hydrolase encodes the protein MQNANTELIESARKKFARFRELTEKHGEAVAWEMMLEGLPEMQKQRMGPLLALPTLAEAFRQAIPQFRTIGMEMDVVDISNRGIDAVLEIQRICPWLEVCKESGFETPCHVICELDIAATGRAFPEMKGEILSRIARGNPVCIFKYER
- a CDS encoding IS1595 family transposase, which encodes MNRYLKAVRERIAEHCESESTPVSEVEGDDSFIGPHRVQIRPAGDATARTTVFGIIKQYSKVHTRIVTDGAIAAPKKSIIAGMASRERVMYANELSNGNGVADDGANEFVKNLSRVNGIEGFWSIAKMRLVKFRGVNKNTFYLHLKECEFRYNHRNENLYLKILKIVREKPLFQESP